The following nucleotide sequence is from Cellvibrio sp. PSBB006.
CTTAACCGGATCTCGCGTTACTTTTTGCATCCCGTGCTCTTCCGTTAGCATTGTTTCAATCCATAAATGGCGATCTGAACTTATTGTATTCACAATGCTTTCCAGAACTTCGCCCGTAAATCCTTTATTTCCGAATATTTGACGTAGCTCTTCTCGCTCTCCATCCGGCACGTTATCTATGTGTTCTTCTTCAGTGTCTCGAATACGTTGAATATATTCGCCGCTCGTTTTAATAGATTCATAATTACTGACTGCCATACTGAACCCATCGGCGATGAGATTTGCAAATCCAAGCACTAGAGCTACTGACGAAGGAAAACCCGCGCCAACCACACCGGACACCACAGCAAAAGTTGTCACGCACCCATCTATACCACCCAAAACAGCGTCACCCAATACGTTTTCCTTCGCCGGCTTTTTCAAGCGTTCTTTTATGGCTTCAGGGCTATGGTCCATGGCGAGTTTGCGTTTTTCGTTCGGATTCATGTGATGATCCAATTAGATATTCTCTCCTGACACAGACACAAAAAAGTGGGACGTCACCAAAAACATCTCTTTGACATCATCCAGCCAAAGCTACGTCTACGCCTAAAAGAAACAGTCTCAGTACCCGGACATCGCTCCAGCTGGCGTTTACAAAGGTGGGACACAAGAGTGGGACACGGACGGTCTGCTGCGATTCTTTCCCATGCTGGGCGAGTCGCTTAAGTGGGACGACGAGGCAATTAATCTACAGCAGCATAGGCGCAACCTGAGCCATTGATCAATAGGGAAATACGTCAGCCAGGTCATAACACATAACTTTAATAACGAGTCTTGCGCATTTCTCTATCTGTCGCTTATCCCTTTGCACATCGATAGCCAGAAAACCAAGGCACCCTAGAGGGCCTTCTATTATGTTCAGGTTTCATAAAACCTTACTCTGTTTGTCTGCACTTTTTGTATCCCACTCAAGCCTGGCCGATATTACCTCGTACGGCGCGGGCAATATCAGCGACACCATTAATCCCGCCAGTTACAAATGCGCTATCGATCACGGCACCTGGATTTATAACGCGGGCGTTGTGCAGCCGGGCGTAAGCGGTTGCGACCCTATCGGTGCGCCAACACCGCTCACCCCAAAACTGGTAGCACCCGCGAGTGAAAAGCCCACCATGACCCATCGCTGGTGGGGATCTGTTTCTTTTTTCGGCGAAATGACTGTGGGCGATCCGAGTACAGCGGGTTACATCACGCCCGATCCGATCACCGCGCGCATCACCAATCGCGGCACGCGCATACTCGGCATTCCTGCCGGTTTACAGGCAAGAGATAAAGAGTACATCTACCCTATTCCCGATCCGTTTAGCGAAGTGTTCGACGGTATCGCCGTCGCCAACACCGACTATCCCAATATGAGCGCATCCCTCAAGGATTACAGCGATGGCTCGGTCACTGTTCAATGGAACAGCAGCGATACACCGGTGATGGAAGCGACCTTTGTGCATGGCTCGCCTTATATTTTCTTTACCGCGTTGGAAGGCAATCTTGTTGTGCGCACCAAAGCGCCGGACGGTGGCGAAAAAGGGATTTTTTATCAACAAGGCAACAGCCTCGGCGTGTGGACCAGTGTTGCAGGCAATCGCAATCACTTTCTAATTACCGGCCACGACACTACCGAATTCACCAATGTTAATTCTGCTGAAATCGGCGTTAACAATCCCGTAAAACGCATGACGGTCACCTGGCTGCCACAGTTGGCGAGCAACCCCAGTACGCCAATGATTGAATCATTTGAAGCACATGCCACGACACGCGTAGATGAAGTCTTTATCGATTACAGCGTTGATCGCAGCAGCAACAGCGTGACGGTTTCCCATGAATACCGCTTTCAGGATGCACCGGTCACCACCATGGCTGGCCTGTTACCCATGCACTGGAAAAATTCTGACCAGGCATTAAGCGGCTACAAGATCCGCAGCGCACGCGGCGTTACCCAATTCGCTGAAACCAGCAGCTTCAGTTACACCATTCCTTTTGTTGGTGTACTGCCCTACTTTCCCGAAGGCATTGGCGAATACGATCCTGTGCAATTGCAGGCATTGATCACGGAATTTATGAACCAGGGCGCCGCCAACTGGAATACCGCGGAAGACACCTACTGGGCCGGTAAAAACTACGGCAAGATTGCGGAGCTGGCAGCTATCGCACGCTCAAACGACATGGTTGAAGAAGCCGATACGCTAATCAATTGGTTGAAAGCTGAATTGGAAGATTGGTTCCGCGCCGACACCAACGGCAGCCTGGATACCAATAAATATTTTGTGTACGACGATCAATGGAACACGCTGCTCGGACTTGAGGAATCCTTCGGTTCTCATCAACAATTGAACGACCACCATTTCCATTACGGTTATTTTGTTCGTGCCGCCACGGAAGTGTGCCGCGTTGATCCGGACTGGTGTGGCGCTGATGCCTGGGGCCCGATGATTGAATTGTTGATCCGCGATTACGCCGGTGGCCGCGACGATACGATGTTTCCCTACCTGCGCAACTTTGATCCGGCTTATGGTTTTTCCTGGGCTTCAGGCCACGCGAATTTTGCGCTGGGCAACAACAATGAATCCACCTCGGAAGCCGCCAACTCCTACGGTGCCATCGTGCTGTACGGTTTGATTACCGGAAACGATGAACTGGTTGAACGCGGCATGTATTTACATGCATCCTCAACCTCTGCCTATTGGGAATACTGGAATAATATTGATCGCTTCCGTGGTCTGGATGGCGATTACGATAACTTCCCCGCCGGTTACACGCGCATGACCACCTCGATTATCTGGGGCAGCGGCCATGTGTTTTCCACCTGGTTCAGCGGCGCCTTCGCGCATATCCTCGGTATTCAGGGGTTACCCTTAAGCCCGTTGGTATTGCACATCGGTCAGCACGCCGATTATTTGAAAGACTATGTTGATGTCGGTATGAGCGGCGAATCCAGTAACGGCAAGCCCTCCGGTTTACCGGATGATCACTGGCGCGATGTCTGGTGGAATATCTGGTCAATGACCGATGGCACTGCGGCATTGGATGATCTGGAAACATACGGTTTTGATTACGTTCCCGAAGCTGGCGAAACCAAAGCCCACACCTATCACTGGGTGCACACCTTTGCCAAACTCGGCCACACCCTGACCGGCACCGGCGAGCTGACCGCGGATTTACCCTCGGCAGTGGCCTTTCATAACAATGGAGTCACCACCTACCTCGCCTACAACTACAGCACTACTGAAACGCCCGTAAACTTTTCAGACGGCGTAACACTCACCGCAGCACCCGGCAGCTTCAGCATGACTCAACAAGGCGAGCCTAACAGCAGCTCTTCATCAAGCGCTGCCAGCAGCGTATCGTCCAGCACAGCGTCTTCCGTTGCATCCAGCAGTTCATCGGCCAATACCAATTGCGATGAAATTTGTTTGCAGGAAATCAACACCACCACACTCCGCGCCATAGTCACCGAAGGCGATATTGTGGATATTCACTACACCCTCAACGGTGGCCCACAACAAAACCTGCGCATGCTACAGGACGGTAGTAATTGGTATTACGACATCACCGGCCTGGTGGCCGGCGACATGATCAACGTCTCCTTTACGATTATTGCCGGCACCGGCAGAACCACGCCCTGGCAACTGCATGAATTCTCCGGAAACGGCGCATCGAGCAGCTCGGTTGCCTCATCGAGTTCGGCGCCTACGGCAACAAGCTCGGCGTCTTCTGCAAACTCTGAATCCTCTGCAAGCTCGGCGCCATCAAGTGCTTCATCATCCAGCACATCGGCAGTGGTATCTTCCAGCAGCCTTGGCAGTTCATCACAAGCAAACAGCTCGTCTACAGAAAGCGCTGCCAGTTCGCAAGAGTCGTCAGCTATTTCCAGCAACAGCTCAGCAGCCAGTAGTAGAGAAAGTCATGGTGGCGGTGGTGGTAGCACCAGTCCGTTTTTGTTGTTACTGATGCTGGCAGTGCTGGGTAGTGGTGTTGTAACTAAAGCACGTTCAGTGAGGAGATAAATCGTTGGTGAGTGACGTCGAT
It contains:
- a CDS encoding VIT1/CCC1 transporter family protein, which codes for MNPNEKRKLAMDHSPEAIKERLKKPAKENVLGDAVLGGIDGCVTTFAVVSGVVGAGFPSSVALVLGFANLIADGFSMAVSNYESIKTSGEYIQRIRDTEEEHIDNVPDGEREELRQIFGNKGFTGEVLESIVNTISSDRHLWIETMLTEEHGMQKVTRDPVKAALATFGSFIMVGAMPLIPFMAPGIGQRVQFTISACFAAFMFFAIGAIKSQVFSKPVFRSGIATLLTGGTAASLAFLVGYLLREIFGISLA
- a CDS encoding glycosyl hydrolase: MFRFHKTLLCLSALFVSHSSLADITSYGAGNISDTINPASYKCAIDHGTWIYNAGVVQPGVSGCDPIGAPTPLTPKLVAPASEKPTMTHRWWGSVSFFGEMTVGDPSTAGYITPDPITARITNRGTRILGIPAGLQARDKEYIYPIPDPFSEVFDGIAVANTDYPNMSASLKDYSDGSVTVQWNSSDTPVMEATFVHGSPYIFFTALEGNLVVRTKAPDGGEKGIFYQQGNSLGVWTSVAGNRNHFLITGHDTTEFTNVNSAEIGVNNPVKRMTVTWLPQLASNPSTPMIESFEAHATTRVDEVFIDYSVDRSSNSVTVSHEYRFQDAPVTTMAGLLPMHWKNSDQALSGYKIRSARGVTQFAETSSFSYTIPFVGVLPYFPEGIGEYDPVQLQALITEFMNQGAANWNTAEDTYWAGKNYGKIAELAAIARSNDMVEEADTLINWLKAELEDWFRADTNGSLDTNKYFVYDDQWNTLLGLEESFGSHQQLNDHHFHYGYFVRAATEVCRVDPDWCGADAWGPMIELLIRDYAGGRDDTMFPYLRNFDPAYGFSWASGHANFALGNNNESTSEAANSYGAIVLYGLITGNDELVERGMYLHASSTSAYWEYWNNIDRFRGLDGDYDNFPAGYTRMTTSIIWGSGHVFSTWFSGAFAHILGIQGLPLSPLVLHIGQHADYLKDYVDVGMSGESSNGKPSGLPDDHWRDVWWNIWSMTDGTAALDDLETYGFDYVPEAGETKAHTYHWVHTFAKLGHTLTGTGELTADLPSAVAFHNNGVTTYLAYNYSTTETPVNFSDGVTLTAAPGSFSMTQQGEPNSSSSSSAASSVSSSTASSVASSSSSANTNCDEICLQEINTTTLRAIVTEGDIVDIHYTLNGGPQQNLRMLQDGSNWYYDITGLVAGDMINVSFTIIAGTGRTTPWQLHEFSGNGASSSSVASSSSAPTATSSASSANSESSASSAPSSASSSSTSAVVSSSSLGSSSQANSSSTESAASSQESSAISSNSSAASSRESHGGGGGSTSPFLLLLMLAVLGSGVVTKARSVRR